Proteins encoded by one window of Vigna radiata var. radiata cultivar VC1973A chromosome 5, Vradiata_ver6, whole genome shotgun sequence:
- the LOC106759721 gene encoding uncharacterized protein LOC106759721: MARGKWVFSYKKTTLLVCFFNIVVALYVLRSLYASLYIYSGNVSRNVALYNPDQIRKMEESMQIRREFKPVELIKWVKALEGELSSETAAVELPQHLKQNIIDEILQRLRGLNSSGADIAKEREVVENWRKGKLEEVKSALVKGTSNSTIPHEEAGILARALESDWALLCEEIGLWVPAQVANEEHDDKPEGAEEFDEEVLPGRPLSPECHAELHTDYDGSAVRWGLTHHKDSAADCCQACLDHAKHAKEGEKKCNIWVYCPSEFGCHSPDIYQHKHQECWLKYAEKPRLNFKNKYPEWYRNSHPSAPVIVPWASGITSS, encoded by the exons ATGGCGAGAGGGAAGTGGGTCTTTTCTTACAAGAAAACCACTCTCTTAGTTTGCTTCTTCAATATTGTCGTTGCTCTTTACGTTCTTCGCTCTCTTTATGCTTCTCTTTATATCTACTCCGGTAACGTTTCCCGCAACG TTGCTTTGTATAACCCAGATCAGATTCGGAAAATGGAAGAGTCAATGCAAATCCGCAGGGAATTTAAACCCGTGGAGTTAATTAAGTGG GTAAAGGCTCTAGAGGGGGAGCTTTCGAGTGAAACTGCGGCGGTTGAGTTGCCGCAGCATTTGAAACAGAACATAATTGATGAGATCTTGCAGAGACTGAGGGGGTTGAATTCTAGTGGCGCAGATATTGCCAAGGAACGAG AAGTAGTTGAGAATTGGCGCAAGGGAAAATTGGAAGAGGTAAAGTCGGCTCTTGTGAAGGGAACCTCCAATTCAACCATCCCCCATGAAGAAGCTG GTATACTAGCAAGAGCCTTGGAGTCTGATTGGGCTCTGCTTTGTGAAGAAATTGGCCTTTGGGTACCTGCTCAAGTTGCCAATGAAGAACATGATGACAAACCTGAGGGTGCAGAGGAGTTTG ATGAGGAGGTTCTTCCTGGCAGGCCCCTTTCACCGGAGTGCCATGCTGAACTTCATACAGATTATGATGGTTCTGCAGTAAGATGGGGTCTTACACACCACAAGGATAGTGCAGCTGATTGCTGTCAAGCTTGCTTGGATCATGCGAAACATGCCAAAGAAGGTGAAAAGAAATGCAATATCTGGGTTTATTGCCCATCTGAGTTTGGGTGTCATTCTCCAGATATTTACCAGCACAAACATCAGGAATGTTGGCTGAAATAT GCTGAGAAACCTCGactaaattttaagaataagtATCCGGAATGGTATCGAAATTCGCACCCTTCTGCACCAGTGATCGTTCCATGGGCCTCTGGTATTACTAGTTCATGA